A window of Marinobacter salarius contains these coding sequences:
- a CDS encoding lipase secretion chaperone: MRGFLRFATTALVVMALIAAGMVIFFGDTPTPSQETVDATTDTDSSVVPIADSESGRGTPSKLVGETTVAVPDTLPASLAGTSVPGGWVETDANGSLVPTPQLRQLFEYYLAALGEETLPQLVARIEQALARLEEPARSEALDTLGDYLDYKLALGDLEAAYGAASTTNAEDMQRRMAEIRALRRTWMDAQTADAFFATDEAVDRFQVEQLRIRTDSSLSDGEREQALANAEEALPEPLRQARRETRKFTDYQRAQSEFADDPAALRAWREERFGAEAARELEKVEAEQQVWEAKWQAYSQDLAELDDMGLAGPERKAAIDALRDDYFEGAEKLRAEALDSIR, from the coding sequence ATGAGAGGATTCCTTCGTTTTGCAACCACGGCGCTCGTCGTTATGGCGCTGATCGCGGCGGGCATGGTCATTTTCTTTGGTGATACCCCGACCCCCTCCCAGGAAACGGTTGATGCAACCACCGATACAGATAGCAGCGTTGTGCCCATAGCGGATTCGGAGTCCGGGCGTGGGACGCCTTCAAAACTGGTGGGCGAAACCACGGTAGCGGTGCCGGATACCTTGCCTGCGTCGCTGGCGGGAACCAGCGTGCCTGGCGGCTGGGTCGAAACCGACGCTAATGGCTCCCTGGTCCCCACGCCGCAGTTGCGCCAGTTGTTTGAATATTACCTGGCGGCGCTGGGCGAGGAGACGTTACCCCAACTGGTTGCCCGAATAGAGCAGGCGTTGGCCAGACTTGAAGAACCAGCTCGATCGGAAGCCCTGGACACCCTGGGGGATTATCTGGACTACAAGTTGGCTCTGGGTGACCTGGAGGCAGCTTACGGCGCTGCCTCCACAACGAATGCAGAGGACATGCAACGGCGAATGGCGGAAATACGTGCCCTGCGACGCACCTGGATGGATGCGCAAACCGCTGACGCCTTTTTTGCAACGGACGAGGCTGTTGATAGGTTCCAGGTCGAGCAACTGCGTATCCGAACGGACTCGTCGCTGTCGGATGGCGAGCGGGAGCAGGCGCTGGCAAATGCTGAGGAGGCGTTACCGGAACCGCTACGCCAGGCTCGCCGGGAAACCCGAAAATTCACCGACTACCAGCGTGCGCAGTCGGAATTTGCGGATGATCCCGCCGCCCTGCGCGCCTGGAGGGAGGAACGCTTTGGTGCCGAGGCCGCCCGTGAACTGGAGAAAGTGGAAGCCGAACAACAGGTATGGGAGGCCAAGTGGCAAGCCTACAGCCAGGATCTGGCGGAGCTTGACGACATGGGGCTTGCGGGTCCGGAGCGCAAAGCCGCCATTGACGCGCTCAGGGACGATTATTTCGAAGGTGCTGAAAAGCTGCGTGCCGAGGCCCTTGATTCCATCCGGTAA
- the hemB gene encoding porphobilinogen synthase, producing MFPATRLRRNRVDGFSRRLVRENQLSADNLIFPVFVLEGEGQREAVPSMPGVERLSVDLLVEQAAELVALGIPAVALFPVVPAEYKNLSGSGAWDSDGLAQRAVRALKDAYPELGVITDVALDPFTTHGQDGIIDNDGYVLNDVTVEALVNQALSHADAGADIVAPSDMMDGRVAAIREALESAGYVNTRILAYSAKYASSYYGPFRDAVGSAGNLGKGNKATYQMDPANSDEALQEVVMDIAEGADMVMIKPGMPYLDIVHRVKQELQVPTFVYQVSGEYAMHMAAAENGWLDGDAVMMESLMAMRRAGADAILTYFAVRAARLMRDKRT from the coding sequence ATGTTCCCAGCCACTCGTCTGCGTCGTAACCGGGTTGACGGTTTTTCCCGGCGCCTGGTACGGGAGAATCAGCTCAGTGCCGACAACCTGATTTTTCCGGTGTTCGTACTGGAAGGCGAAGGCCAGCGGGAGGCCGTGCCTTCCATGCCTGGCGTCGAGCGCCTGAGCGTTGATCTTCTGGTGGAACAGGCGGCCGAACTGGTGGCTCTGGGGATTCCGGCGGTGGCGCTGTTTCCCGTGGTGCCTGCGGAGTACAAGAACCTGTCCGGATCTGGCGCGTGGGATTCCGATGGCCTGGCCCAGCGTGCGGTGCGTGCGCTGAAGGACGCCTACCCGGAGTTGGGTGTTATTACCGATGTGGCACTGGACCCATTCACCACCCATGGCCAGGACGGCATCATCGACAACGATGGCTATGTGCTGAACGACGTGACCGTGGAGGCGCTGGTCAATCAGGCGTTGTCCCATGCCGACGCGGGTGCGGATATTGTGGCGCCGTCCGACATGATGGACGGCCGAGTCGCCGCCATCCGCGAGGCCCTGGAGTCCGCTGGCTATGTGAACACCCGTATTCTGGCCTATTCTGCCAAGTATGCCTCCAGTTATTACGGGCCGTTCCGTGATGCGGTCGGCTCAGCGGGCAACCTGGGCAAAGGCAACAAAGCCACCTATCAGATGGACCCGGCCAACAGCGATGAGGCGCTTCAGGAAGTGGTGATGGACATCGCCGAGGGTGCCGACATGGTGATGATCAAACCCGGCATGCCGTATCTGGATATCGTTCACCGGGTAAAACAGGAACTGCAGGTGCCAACGTTCGTCTATCAGGTCAGTGGCGAGTATGCCATGCACATGGCCGCTGCGGAGAACGGATGGCTGGATGGCGACGCCGTGATGATGGAGAGCCTGATGGCCATGCGCCGTGCCGGTGCAGACGCCATCCTTACCTATTTCGCCGTCAGGGCTGCACGGCTGATGCGTGATAAACGCACCTGA